One Pseudomonadota bacterium DNA segment encodes these proteins:
- a CDS encoding anaerobic ribonucleoside-triphosphate reductase activating protein translates to MLCKDYDFPIKGFIDTSFIDWKGQLSSVIFTGGCNFRCPYCHNSSIVLHPERIENVPFKHIAGHLRKYKHWVERVVITGGEPTLNKGLSSIAGQLKNEGIKIKLDTNGSSPSVVKGLVNDGLIDYIAMDMKGPIEQYERWCGVGVDTKKIEESIQFILEGNVDYEFRMTVVPFLHREEDVYAVADYIRNAKKFFIQEFKPNNTLNPAFSHIKPFSPEKMQKIRQNASNRLSIASQDLQIKKG, encoded by the coding sequence ATGTTGTGCAAGGACTATGATTTCCCGATAAAAGGTTTTATAGACACAAGCTTTATTGACTGGAAGGGGCAGCTTTCATCGGTGATATTCACCGGTGGATGCAACTTCAGGTGTCCCTACTGCCATAACAGCAGTATTGTGCTCCACCCTGAACGGATAGAAAACGTGCCCTTTAAGCATATCGCCGGCCACTTGAGGAAGTATAAACACTGGGTCGAGAGGGTGGTCATCACAGGCGGGGAACCTACCCTGAATAAGGGCCTCTCCTCCATAGCAGGACAATTAAAAAACGAAGGCATAAAGATTAAACTTGACACAAACGGGTCGTCACCGTCTGTTGTAAAAGGCCTTGTCAACGACGGACTGATCGATTATATCGCTATGGACATGAAAGGTCCGATAGAACAATATGAAAGGTGGTGCGGTGTTGGCGTTGATACAAAGAAGATTGAGGAGAGCATACAGTTCATTTTAGAAGGAAATGTAGATTATGAGTTCAGGATGACCGTTGTACCGTTCCTGCACAGGGAAGAAGACGTATATGCCGTGGCTGATTACATCCGGAATGCAAAAAAATTCTTTATTCAGGAATTCAAACCTAATAACACATTAAACCCCGCATTTTCACACATCAAACCCTTCTCACCTGAGAAGATGCAAAAAATAAGGCAGAACGCGTCGAATCGATTAAGTATCGCCAGCCAGGATTTACAGATCAAAAAAGGCTGA